From the genome of Sphingobacterium kitahiroshimense, one region includes:
- a CDS encoding cold-shock protein, translated as MQQGTVKFFNVTKGFGFITPANGGQDVFVHSTGLMDDIRENENVTYEVENGQKGVNAFNVRIAR; from the coding sequence ATGCAACAAGGAACAGTAAAATTCTTTAACGTTACCAAAGGTTTCGGTTTTATTACACCAGCAAACGGTGGTCAGGATGTATTTGTACATTCAACAGGTCTAATGGATGATATTCGCGAAAACGAAAACGTTACTTACGAAGTAGAAAACGGTCAAAAAGGTGTTAACGCATTTAATGTGCGCATAGCAAGATAA
- a CDS encoding PDZ domain-containing protein: MNNVLTYFPRILAMLLFSIVWKGNTAIAQSAVPKKIYIAKTGKDSNPGTVDKPYRSPSAALESVAKLKKTGYKGAVEVLISKGEYYINKPLIVGAELSGTADAPFTIKAIDGERVTWSGAVPLKLSWTKGANGVWKTQVPKGMSFQSLFADGKQLIRARYPNYDPAILPFNGYAADAISPDRVKGWKNPVGAYVHALHIGRWGGFHYRVVGKDAEGKLKLEGGEQNNRPSAMHETYRFVENVFEELDAVNEWYLDEGSGTLYYYPASGVNPNNLQLEAPQLENILTIKGNLTQHVHDVHVAGIRFVYTAPTFMKTSEPLLRSDWTIYRQGAVKIEGAERCEIKESEFVDLGGNAIFVSNYNRDVKISNNLIERIGAGAINFVGNPDAVRSPSFRYENFVAESKMDTIPGPKSEDYPMNCEASDNLIRKIGTIEKQVAGVQIAMASSIKVLYNTIYEVPRSGINVGDGTWGGHEIAYNDVFHTVLETSDHGAFNSWGRDRFWHPDRQEMDRLLAVHPNWVTLDAVKTTLLHDNRFQCDHGWDIDLDDGSTNYQIYNNICLSGGLKLREGFYRKVYNNVMINNGFHPHVWFKNSHDVFRNNVVMTAHEDIQVKYWGDTVDNNYYTSSQALLNDQSKGIESNGKVILAKYKDASIGDFRLDVPKLDGFENFDMLHMGVRNPRLKALAEGPQSPQVAETRADTKKDVYMWKGATLKSIENLGEQSAAGLASIAGVLVLKVDEGSTAYKNGLRIGDVIIGCQDKKVDHLADLQVILKRDEAKDSFTLIVHRNQNKQTIVIK; encoded by the coding sequence ATGAATAATGTTCTAACGTATTTTCCTCGAATATTAGCAATGTTACTTTTTAGTATCGTTTGGAAGGGGAATACTGCTATTGCTCAGTCTGCTGTGCCTAAAAAAATCTATATTGCCAAGACGGGTAAAGATAGCAATCCAGGAACTGTAGATAAGCCTTATAGAAGTCCGTCTGCAGCGCTTGAAAGTGTTGCTAAATTGAAGAAAACTGGCTATAAAGGAGCGGTTGAGGTGCTGATTAGCAAAGGTGAATATTATATTAACAAACCACTTATCGTTGGAGCTGAATTGTCTGGTACTGCAGATGCACCATTTACGATTAAAGCGATTGATGGCGAACGTGTTACTTGGAGCGGGGCTGTACCACTTAAGCTGTCCTGGACAAAAGGTGCTAACGGCGTCTGGAAAACTCAGGTGCCAAAAGGTATGAGTTTCCAAAGCCTATTTGCAGATGGAAAGCAGTTAATTCGTGCACGATATCCAAATTATGATCCAGCAATACTTCCGTTCAATGGGTATGCTGCTGATGCCATTAGTCCAGATCGTGTGAAGGGCTGGAAAAATCCTGTAGGTGCCTATGTACATGCGTTGCATATCGGCCGATGGGGTGGGTTTCATTACCGTGTTGTAGGTAAAGATGCTGAAGGGAAACTGAAACTGGAGGGAGGCGAACAGAATAATAGACCCAGCGCGATGCATGAAACCTATCGTTTTGTCGAGAATGTTTTTGAGGAATTGGATGCCGTTAATGAGTGGTATCTGGATGAAGGTTCAGGTACATTATATTATTATCCTGCCTCAGGAGTAAATCCTAATAACCTGCAATTGGAAGCCCCACAGTTGGAGAATATCTTAACAATTAAGGGTAATCTAACACAACATGTGCATGATGTACATGTAGCAGGTATTCGTTTTGTCTACACGGCGCCTACTTTTATGAAGACTTCCGAGCCTCTACTGAGAAGTGATTGGACAATTTATCGGCAGGGAGCAGTTAAAATTGAAGGTGCTGAGCGCTGTGAGATCAAGGAATCGGAATTTGTAGACTTAGGCGGTAATGCCATCTTTGTCAGTAATTACAATCGGGATGTGAAAATCTCAAATAATTTGATTGAACGTATAGGCGCTGGCGCAATCAACTTTGTGGGAAATCCTGATGCGGTACGATCCCCGTCTTTTCGTTATGAAAACTTTGTAGCGGAAAGCAAAATGGATACGATTCCTGGTCCTAAATCGGAGGATTATCCAATGAATTGTGAGGCTAGTGACAACTTGATCCGTAAAATAGGAACGATCGAAAAACAGGTTGCTGGAGTTCAGATCGCAATGGCCTCGTCGATCAAAGTACTGTACAATACCATATATGAAGTCCCTAGATCGGGAATAAATGTAGGAGATGGAACATGGGGTGGCCATGAAATTGCTTACAATGATGTATTTCATACCGTACTTGAAACAAGTGATCATGGTGCATTTAATTCTTGGGGAAGAGACCGGTTTTGGCACCCTGACCGCCAAGAGATGGATCGACTATTAGCGGTACATCCTAATTGGGTAACGTTAGATGCGGTGAAGACGACTCTTTTACATGACAACAGATTTCAGTGTGATCACGGTTGGGATATTGATCTGGATGATGGTTCGACGAACTACCAAATCTATAATAATATTTGTTTAAGCGGTGGCCTCAAACTTAGAGAGGGATTTTATCGAAAAGTATATAATAATGTGATGATCAATAATGGTTTTCATCCACATGTATGGTTTAAAAATAGTCATGATGTATTCAGAAATAACGTGGTTATGACGGCTCATGAGGATATCCAGGTTAAATATTGGGGAGATACGGTTGATAATAATTATTACACAAGTAGCCAGGCATTGTTAAACGATCAATCAAAAGGAATAGAAAGCAATGGAAAGGTGATCTTAGCAAAATATAAAGATGCGTCAATTGGTGACTTTAGATTGGATGTTCCTAAACTTGATGGCTTTGAAAATTTTGACATGCTACATATGGGAGTTCGTAATCCTCGTCTTAAAGCATTAGCCGAAGGACCTCAAAGCCCTCAGGTAGCAGAAACGAGAGCGGATACGAAGAAAGATGTATATATGTGGAAAGGAGCAACCCTCAAATCTATTGAAAACTTAGGTGAGCAATCTGCAGCTGGCCTAGCGTCCATAGCTGGTGTATTGGTACTTAAGGTTGATGAAGGTAGTACAGCATATAAAAACGGATTACGGATAGGGGATGTGATTATAGGGTGTCAAGATAAAAAGGTAGATCATCTAGCCGACCTTCAGGTAATTTTAAAACGAGATGAAGCTAAAGATTCATTTACTTTAATCGTTCATAGGAACCAAAATAAACAAACTATTGTGATCAAATAG
- a CDS encoding SusC/RagA family TonB-linked outer membrane protein: MYLFKPIIPGAYRMQVFLKKTTIPLVVPFFLSTLYLPVHAAYATTYQQQVSITGTVKDARGTVLPGVTVQVKRTNQTVKTDEQGRFSVNATAKDVLHITSVGYEPQDVVIGDAKTYSITLQEGSEQIDEVVVVGYGTQKKVNLSGSVASVSGKTITERPVPNVQNLLQGRIAGLDVVQPTGEPGRDNGSMRIRGLGSSGASPNPLVLIDGVVGSMSNLSPQDIENVTVLKDASSASIYGARAANGVILVTTKKGKLGTSNIEYTGNWGTSEATKYPDLITNSVTYMEMYNSARARSGQPAVYTQAQIDSYKNNPNSAEYPNFDWLDHVLGKGPIQNHNLSVNGGSEKSTHNISLNYLDQNSITKGYLYKRYNGLTDYTNQVHKRIKVGTNVNFSYQDFKAPWLTNDDLLLLAYAAAPTFSPYLPDGSGRSAGRDYMSTGGTNRTPEEVYNTGAQLTKNYNVNAQAFVDVDLMEGLKWSSKAAFTFYNQEYKQRQFGSPAYAFHPNDKGEYEQSGNGNPTFNGLRQSSDRNITKTFYSTLNYVKTIAEDHNISVLGGYEQQDNRSTTIGGGRYSFPNNVLMELDGSSPKDQTLNGSSFEWALKSFFGRANYDYKGKYFLEGNIRHDGTSRVGPKYRWGTFGGGSAAWRISEEDFIKNNATWLDNLKLRASYGALGNQEITRDGNLDYYPYQNILSSTTYTFADLEAGVMKRRLVENNLRWEKTAITDIGLDVDIYKGLFGATIDWYNKNTTDILETRTDVPASMGLMPPIINAGAMVNKGIEIELRHQNQIGEFNYGANVIFNRYRNKVTNRLAETLGTIEIGQPYNNFFLYDWIGIFQSQADIDNSPKQPNSGAVKPGDLKMRDVDGNGSIGPEDRIRISRFPDYSYSFNVYAGWKGFNLSAFFQGVQGQKVQVSQWGYDPFMQGSAPPTRFLDAWTPTNPSNTVPAVYLSGYAGVSGYPSTYFLQDASYLRLKNLYLSYTFPESITKRIAAKGITVYVSGDNLITWTKYEGNDPERSGSGRFAQFPQLKMYTAGIKIKY; encoded by the coding sequence ATGTATTTATTCAAACCTATAATTCCAGGTGCATATCGCATGCAGGTATTTCTAAAAAAGACTACCATACCTTTGGTAGTACCGTTCTTTTTAAGCACGCTGTATCTTCCTGTTCATGCTGCATATGCAACAACTTATCAACAGCAGGTCTCCATCACTGGAACGGTTAAAGATGCGCGGGGTACAGTTCTTCCTGGTGTCACTGTTCAGGTTAAGAGAACTAATCAAACGGTTAAAACTGATGAACAAGGGCGCTTTAGTGTCAATGCTACCGCAAAAGATGTTTTGCATATTACCTCTGTTGGTTATGAGCCTCAGGATGTGGTGATCGGGGATGCAAAAACATACAGTATCACTTTGCAGGAAGGTAGTGAGCAAATCGACGAAGTTGTGGTTGTAGGATACGGTACCCAGAAAAAAGTCAACCTTTCCGGGTCTGTGGCGAGTGTATCGGGCAAGACCATTACTGAGCGTCCGGTTCCTAATGTTCAAAACCTATTGCAGGGACGCATCGCCGGACTTGATGTGGTACAACCTACCGGGGAGCCTGGCAGGGACAATGGGAGCATGCGGATAAGGGGGCTTGGGTCGAGCGGAGCGTCGCCCAACCCGCTCGTACTCATTGATGGAGTTGTTGGATCGATGTCCAACTTATCCCCGCAAGATATTGAAAATGTTACTGTTCTTAAAGATGCATCTTCCGCTTCTATATATGGCGCAAGAGCAGCTAATGGCGTTATTTTAGTTACCACAAAAAAAGGTAAGCTCGGAACCAGTAATATTGAATATACAGGAAACTGGGGCACCAGTGAAGCGACCAAATACCCGGATCTGATCACCAATTCGGTGACCTATATGGAGATGTATAATTCGGCAAGAGCCAGAAGCGGACAGCCAGCGGTATACACGCAGGCGCAGATCGATAGTTATAAAAATAATCCCAATAGCGCCGAATATCCAAACTTTGACTGGTTAGATCATGTGCTCGGAAAAGGTCCTATTCAGAACCACAATCTCAGTGTTAACGGTGGAAGTGAGAAGAGTACGCACAATATCTCCCTCAATTATCTGGATCAGAACAGTATTACCAAAGGATATCTTTATAAAAGATACAATGGTCTAACAGATTATACCAATCAGGTTCACAAAAGGATAAAAGTAGGTACTAATGTCAACTTTTCATATCAGGATTTTAAAGCGCCCTGGTTGACCAACGATGACCTGTTATTATTGGCCTATGCGGCTGCACCGACGTTTTCACCCTATTTACCAGATGGTAGTGGTCGATCGGCTGGACGTGATTATATGAGTACAGGAGGAACTAACCGTACGCCAGAGGAAGTGTACAATACAGGTGCACAGCTGACCAAAAATTACAATGTCAATGCGCAGGCGTTTGTGGATGTCGACCTTATGGAAGGATTGAAATGGTCTTCAAAGGCAGCGTTTACGTTTTATAATCAGGAATATAAACAGCGCCAGTTTGGTAGCCCTGCCTACGCCTTTCATCCCAACGATAAAGGCGAATATGAGCAGTCGGGAAATGGTAATCCAACTTTTAATGGGCTTAGACAATCGTCTGACCGTAATATTACCAAAACATTTTACTCGACATTAAACTATGTAAAGACGATAGCTGAAGATCATAATATCAGTGTGTTGGGAGGATATGAACAGCAGGATAATAGAAGTACTACAATAGGAGGCGGACGCTATAGTTTTCCTAACAATGTTCTTATGGAACTGGACGGAAGTTCTCCTAAAGATCAAACCTTGAATGGTAGTTCTTTTGAATGGGCGCTCAAGTCTTTTTTTGGAAGGGCAAACTATGACTACAAAGGAAAGTACTTCTTGGAAGGTAATATTCGTCATGATGGAACCTCGCGGGTAGGACCAAAATATAGATGGGGAACATTTGGTGGAGGGTCTGCCGCTTGGCGCATCTCAGAAGAAGATTTTATTAAAAATAATGCAACTTGGCTGGATAATCTGAAACTACGTGCTTCTTATGGCGCGTTGGGAAATCAGGAAATAACAAGAGATGGGAATCTCGATTATTATCCTTACCAGAATATCCTTTCCAGTACAACCTATACATTCGCAGATCTAGAAGCTGGTGTTATGAAGAGGCGTCTTGTTGAGAATAATTTACGCTGGGAGAAAACAGCGATTACCGACATTGGTTTAGATGTTGATATTTACAAAGGGCTCTTTGGTGCAACCATCGACTGGTACAATAAAAATACGACGGATATCCTGGAAACAAGAACGGATGTTCCGGCTAGTATGGGTTTAATGCCTCCGATCATCAATGCAGGGGCTATGGTGAATAAAGGAATAGAAATTGAGCTGAGACATCAGAATCAGATAGGTGAATTCAATTACGGTGCTAATGTGATCTTCAACCGTTACCGCAATAAAGTGACTAATAGATTGGCCGAGACTTTAGGAACGATTGAAATTGGTCAGCCTTATAATAATTTCTTCCTATACGATTGGATCGGCATCTTTCAGAGTCAGGCTGATATCGACAATTCACCGAAACAGCCAAATTCTGGTGCAGTTAAACCTGGTGACCTGAAGATGCGAGATGTGGACGGTAATGGAAGTATCGGTCCAGAAGATCGCATCCGGATCAGTAGATTCCCGGATTACAGTTATTCTTTCAATGTCTATGCAGGTTGGAAAGGATTTAATCTAAGTGCATTCTTTCAGGGCGTACAAGGACAAAAGGTGCAGGTTAGCCAATGGGGTTACGATCCTTTTATGCAGGGATCAGCACCACCGACGAGATTTTTGGATGCATGGACACCGACCAATCCGAGTAACACCGTTCCGGCAGTGTACCTGTCAGGTTATGCCGGCGTATCGGGATACCCGTCAACCTACTTCTTGCAAGATGCATCTTACTTACGGTTGAAAAATCTATACCTGTCTTATACTTTTCCTGAGTCCATTACCAAACGTATAGCGGCTAAAGGAATTACGGTGTATGTATCGGGCGACAATTTGATCACCTGGACAAAATACGAAGGTAATGATCCGGAAAGATCGGGTTCTGGAAGATTTGCGCAATTTCCGCAGCTTAAGATGTATACAGCGGGAATCAAGATTAAATACTAA
- a CDS encoding RagB/SusD family nutrient uptake outer membrane protein, protein MKAKYTSISLIAVFVIGMLSSCNKDFLDKDPTTAIDGGAFWTSDTDVKLAVAGVYRRLQSGFYGQGKLWLDTYSDNALDRHSFYGFGDLTQGIVNSTNVTGTFYNTPYEGIAGCNFFLDNIDKAPSSDAQKAVYKAEVRFIRAMFYFDLVQAFGGVILYETEPKTVDESKIVQSSKEDVLKFIHSELDYAITNLPNLAYTDGHAVKGSAQALKTRVYLYQQNWPLAASTANDIITGGKFQIYQGGYQNLFFTPTQKDNPEIIFSTKYSAPNNPQGGEGLLVEVGWYGSIAPYQNLVDAYEMSNGKMINEMGSGYVASDPYSNRDPRLKFTIKVPTEEYVNPDGSVFEESDPLLTTYVQKKYVDLSMLPFNRTKTPLTDQNIIHTRYADVLLMYAEAKNEVSGPDQSIYKALNEIRERKSIGMPKVNEAVYNTKDKLRDFILHERRIELALEGHRYYDLKRRNQMENVLSKIKNPGGVQLKFGEKNNVLPFAQDELDKNKQLKQNDDYTP, encoded by the coding sequence ATGAAAGCAAAATATACCAGCATATCTTTGATCGCAGTTTTCGTGATCGGTATGCTTAGCTCTTGTAACAAAGACTTTCTGGATAAAGATCCGACTACAGCTATTGACGGAGGAGCCTTTTGGACTTCCGATACAGATGTGAAGTTGGCTGTAGCGGGCGTATATAGAAGATTGCAGTCTGGTTTTTATGGCCAGGGTAAATTATGGTTGGATACCTATTCGGATAATGCACTGGATCGCCATAGTTTTTATGGCTTTGGAGATTTGACCCAGGGTATCGTCAACTCGACTAACGTCACCGGCACATTTTATAATACACCTTACGAAGGGATTGCGGGATGTAATTTTTTCTTAGATAATATTGATAAGGCGCCAAGCAGCGATGCTCAAAAAGCAGTGTATAAGGCTGAGGTTAGATTTATCAGGGCGATGTTTTACTTCGACTTGGTACAGGCATTTGGCGGAGTGATCCTGTATGAGACTGAGCCAAAGACTGTGGATGAAAGTAAAATCGTCCAGAGTTCGAAAGAAGATGTGCTGAAGTTTATTCACAGTGAACTTGATTATGCCATCACTAATCTGCCCAATTTAGCATATACAGATGGCCATGCCGTAAAAGGGAGTGCGCAGGCCTTAAAAACCCGCGTGTATCTTTATCAGCAAAATTGGCCTTTGGCAGCAAGTACAGCGAATGATATCATTACTGGAGGTAAATTTCAGATCTATCAAGGTGGGTACCAGAATCTCTTTTTCACACCTACACAAAAGGACAATCCAGAAATTATATTTTCGACGAAATATTCCGCACCCAACAATCCACAGGGTGGTGAGGGTTTATTGGTCGAAGTCGGGTGGTATGGCAGTATAGCACCTTACCAAAATCTGGTCGATGCTTATGAAATGTCCAACGGTAAAATGATCAATGAAATGGGCTCAGGTTATGTGGCATCAGACCCCTACAGCAATCGTGATCCGCGTTTAAAATTTACGATCAAAGTGCCGACTGAAGAATATGTCAATCCGGATGGATCAGTATTTGAAGAGTCAGATCCGCTATTGACGACTTATGTTCAGAAAAAATATGTAGATCTGTCGATGTTGCCGTTCAACAGAACGAAGACGCCACTGACGGATCAGAACATCATCCATACCCGTTATGCCGATGTTTTACTGATGTATGCCGAGGCTAAAAATGAAGTGAGCGGTCCTGACCAAAGTATCTACAAAGCGTTGAATGAAATCCGGGAAAGAAAAAGTATCGGTATGCCGAAGGTAAATGAGGCCGTATACAATACCAAAGACAAGTTACGTGATTTTATCTTGCATGAGAGACGGATAGAATTGGCCTTGGAAGGACACCGTTATTACGATCTTAAACGTCGTAATCAAATGGAAAATGTACTTTCAAAAATTAAAAATCCGGGCGGTGTACAATTGAAATTCGGTGAGAAGAACAATGTTTTACCTTTTGCGCAGGATGAATTGGATAAAAATAAACAACTGAAACAAAATGATGATTACACGCCGTAA
- a CDS encoding AraC family transcriptional regulator, which produces MKPVPAKILEGKENDVFDTKIVNSPYFSTLFHFHEECQINYVVKSEGTRMIGDSIESFSQDDLILVGSNIPHVWHNSKEYFIASENENQAKSVTLFFHPDKIIKIISQFGNVKTLADFFQLSKRCMRFKGKTKLQIKTLLIQLADEVDVLTRLNLLTKILQILSETKEYDLLTGAGYTNTYQLKDNDRMDIILKHIFNNFAKEIHLEDVSEMIYMNKQSFCRYFKSRTQKTFVEFVNEVRVGHACKLLTQEDYRVNNLAYDCGFNSLSNFNKFFKKFKGLTPREYRGKYMSSSVRGHNL; this is translated from the coding sequence ATGAAACCAGTTCCAGCTAAAATATTAGAAGGTAAAGAAAATGATGTGTTTGACACCAAAATCGTCAACTCGCCTTATTTCTCAACGCTATTTCATTTTCATGAAGAATGTCAGATAAATTATGTCGTCAAAAGTGAGGGCACTAGAATGATCGGTGACAGCATTGAAAGTTTTAGCCAAGATGATCTCATCTTGGTAGGCTCTAACATTCCCCATGTCTGGCACAATAGTAAAGAATACTTCATCGCTTCTGAAAATGAAAATCAAGCTAAATCCGTGACCCTATTTTTTCATCCAGATAAGATTATTAAGATTATTTCCCAATTCGGAAACGTCAAAACACTTGCTGATTTTTTTCAGCTGAGTAAACGATGTATGCGCTTTAAAGGTAAAACCAAATTGCAGATAAAAACTCTATTGATCCAATTAGCAGATGAAGTTGACGTACTCACCCGTTTGAACCTCTTGACTAAAATACTGCAGATACTGAGTGAGACTAAAGAATACGACTTACTCACTGGAGCAGGTTATACCAATACCTATCAGCTGAAGGACAATGACCGTATGGATATTATTTTGAAGCATATTTTCAATAATTTTGCGAAAGAGATCCATCTGGAAGACGTGTCGGAGATGATCTATATGAATAAGCAATCTTTCTGCCGTTATTTCAAAAGTAGAACGCAAAAAACCTTCGTAGAATTTGTCAATGAAGTACGTGTCGGACATGCCTGCAAACTGCTGACACAGGAAGATTACCGGGTAAACAATCTGGCGTACGATTGCGGTTTCAATAGTCTTTCAAATTTCAACAAGTTTTTTAAAAAATTCAAAGGATTAACACCTCGGGAATACCGAGGTAAATATATGTCCTCATCAGTAAGAGGCCATAACCTGTAA
- a CDS encoding alpha-L-fucosidase, with translation MASIGKKRLYSKLKIGKLGLLLSTISMLSGNVQGQENKSLYTLQSDFVDLRFGVMMHFNMGTFTDEEWASPNHDPKKFNPTELDCNQWADACKAAGMKYAILTTKHHDGFCLWDSKYTDYDVASSPYKKDVVKEYVDAFRSRGIKPCLYFSIWDRHNGVENGGLKEEQLILNQLTELLTNYGEIPQIIFDGWNWKMGHTLISYQRIYDHVKKLQPNCLISEHNGNSNFQTDLIYYEGPKGVFPPGNNVFASQMALTMTNGWFWHADSPKNVKSLDYTLDKLQRLEPLYCNFMLNIAPNRKGLFDKEVVDRLVEIGKRWKPDTSRLPLPAQPETVNSYILPVGITATAGKAVTQPAPPANDGSPIAALLTQTTANVMIDGCSDEIPDNGGFSPFQTYWEFAPHKSRALVLDLGTAKDIRKLYYLPARWLGYNGIITKYMISTSLDGQNFKKITEGKWQKNTNLKISDFASVKTRYVKFEIVESVGEAIVSEIGVGN, from the coding sequence ATGGCATCAATAGGAAAAAAAAGACTTTACTCCAAGTTGAAGATTGGAAAGTTAGGACTTTTGTTAAGTACAATCTCGATGCTGTCGGGTAATGTTCAGGGACAAGAAAATAAGAGTTTGTATACTTTACAGTCAGATTTTGTCGATCTGAGATTTGGGGTTATGATGCATTTTAACATGGGGACATTTACCGATGAGGAATGGGCATCGCCCAATCACGACCCCAAGAAATTTAATCCGACCGAGCTTGACTGCAATCAATGGGCTGATGCATGTAAAGCTGCAGGTATGAAGTATGCTATTTTAACCACAAAACATCATGACGGATTTTGTCTATGGGACTCTAAGTATACGGATTATGATGTCGCAAGTAGTCCCTACAAAAAAGATGTTGTAAAAGAATATGTGGATGCATTTCGTAGTCGGGGTATAAAGCCTTGTTTATATTTTTCCATTTGGGACCGTCACAATGGTGTTGAAAACGGAGGGCTGAAAGAAGAGCAGTTAATACTGAATCAACTCACGGAGCTCTTAACAAATTATGGAGAGATCCCGCAAATTATTTTCGATGGATGGAACTGGAAAATGGGCCATACCCTTATTTCGTATCAACGCATCTATGATCATGTTAAAAAATTACAACCCAATTGCCTTATATCTGAACATAATGGCAACAGTAATTTTCAAACGGATTTGATTTATTATGAAGGACCAAAAGGGGTATTTCCTCCTGGAAATAATGTGTTTGCTTCGCAGATGGCTTTGACGATGACCAACGGCTGGTTTTGGCATGCAGATTCACCTAAGAATGTCAAAAGTCTGGACTATACGTTGGATAAGCTACAGCGTCTTGAACCGCTATATTGCAATTTCATGCTCAATATAGCGCCTAACCGTAAGGGTCTTTTTGATAAAGAGGTAGTCGATCGCTTGGTCGAAATTGGAAAAAGATGGAAACCAGATACCTCCCGTTTACCGCTACCGGCACAGCCCGAAACCGTGAATAGTTACATTTTACCTGTGGGTATTACCGCTACTGCTGGTAAAGCAGTTACCCAGCCAGCACCTCCAGCTAATGATGGCTCGCCGATCGCAGCGCTGCTGACCCAGACCACAGCGAACGTGATGATCGATGGATGCAGTGATGAGATTCCTGATAACGGCGGGTTTTCACCTTTTCAGACTTATTGGGAATTTGCACCTCATAAATCACGAGCCCTTGTCCTTGATCTGGGAACAGCCAAAGATATAAGGAAGCTGTATTATCTACCGGCACGCTGGTTAGGTTATAATGGGATAATAACTAAATATATGATCTCCACAAGTTTGGATGGTCAAAACTTTAAAAAGATAACGGAAGGGAAGTGGCAGAAAAACACCAATTTAAAGATATCGGATTTTGCTTCAGTAAAAACGCGTTACGTGAAATTTGAGATTGTAGAATCTGTGGGAGAAGCCATTGTCAGTGAAATTGGCGTTGGAAACTGA
- a CDS encoding SDR family NAD(P)-dependent oxidoreductase has translation MLTAFSLKGKTALITGGGTGIGFGIAKAMLEAGARVVIVGRREETLQQAQLELGGDVHYFVFDLANTEAIPGLIDRIESAVGPIDILVNNAGVHLKKYALETSDAEFEKIIQTNVLSVFSLSRSCAAKMVERKDGVILFIGSMTGMFGMDRVSAYGTSKTALTGLMQNLVTEFSKYNVRVNTLVPGWIESPMFFKAIGDDPQRKEKIVNRIAMEGFGKPEDVGNAAVFLSSPAARYITGVLLPIDGGATVNF, from the coding sequence ATGTTAACAGCATTTTCATTAAAAGGCAAGACAGCCTTGATAACAGGTGGCGGAACAGGTATTGGATTTGGAATAGCAAAAGCAATGTTGGAGGCGGGTGCGAGAGTGGTCATTGTAGGCCGTCGAGAAGAAACGCTACAGCAGGCGCAACTCGAATTAGGAGGGGATGTTCATTATTTTGTCTTTGATCTAGCCAATACAGAAGCTATTCCAGGATTGATAGATCGTATAGAATCTGCAGTAGGGCCAATTGATATTTTAGTCAACAATGCAGGTGTTCATTTAAAAAAATATGCACTGGAAACTAGTGATGCTGAATTTGAAAAAATTATACAGACCAATGTGCTCAGTGTATTCAGCCTAAGCAGGTCGTGTGCCGCTAAAATGGTTGAAAGAAAAGATGGAGTTATTTTATTTATTGGGTCTATGACCGGAATGTTTGGTATGGATCGTGTCTCGGCTTACGGTACTTCTAAAACTGCTTTGACTGGCCTGATGCAAAATCTGGTCACAGAGTTTTCGAAATATAATGTAAGGGTCAATACGTTAGTTCCGGGTTGGATAGAGAGTCCGATGTTTTTTAAAGCAATTGGTGACGATCCGCAGCGCAAAGAAAAGATCGTTAATCGGATCGCTATGGAAGGTTTTGGAAAACCTGAAGATGTGGGGAATGCCGCCGTTTTTCTCTCCTCTCCAGCAGCACGTTATATCACCGGGGTTTTATTGCCTATTGATGGTGGGGCGACTGTTAATTTTTGA